In the genome of Halapricum salinum, one region contains:
- a CDS encoding ABC transporter permease subunit: MTWAVVARKDFNDARRSRSLWGLSAAFLVLALLFAGLYAFVPEVTADEEMSTVGLMTFLAAPIALFVAVASLVVAYKSVAGEAESGSGKLLLGLPHTRRDVVLGKVVGRSLVLAVPVLVGLVAMLAIVFVGEVTFSAADYVLFGLVTMLFVLVYMAFFVGISASTTSTARAATLSVLALVILEFAWDVVPIGAWFVANGFVVPPGLFSGAAMPDWVAFLANMPPSSAYLNSVGGVLTGSMSGAGPWYLSQWFSLVVLAVWGIVPLVVGYLRYNRADL, translated from the coding sequence ATGACCTGGGCCGTCGTCGCGCGCAAGGACTTCAACGACGCCCGCCGCTCGCGCTCGCTGTGGGGACTGTCGGCGGCGTTCCTCGTGCTGGCGTTGCTGTTCGCCGGGCTCTACGCGTTCGTCCCCGAGGTCACTGCCGACGAGGAGATGTCTACGGTCGGACTGATGACGTTCCTCGCGGCCCCGATCGCGTTGTTCGTCGCCGTCGCGTCGCTGGTCGTCGCGTACAAGTCGGTCGCCGGTGAAGCCGAGTCCGGCTCGGGCAAGCTCCTGTTGGGTCTGCCCCACACCCGCCGCGACGTCGTCCTCGGGAAGGTCGTCGGCCGCTCGCTCGTCCTCGCGGTCCCAGTCCTCGTCGGGCTGGTCGCGATGCTCGCGATCGTCTTCGTGGGCGAAGTGACCTTCTCGGCCGCCGACTACGTCCTGTTCGGGCTGGTGACGATGCTGTTCGTTCTGGTCTACATGGCGTTCTTCGTCGGCATTTCCGCGAGCACGACCTCGACCGCCAGAGCGGCCACGCTCAGCGTGCTCGCGCTGGTGATCCTGGAGTTCGCCTGGGACGTCGTCCCGATCGGTGCCTGGTTCGTCGCCAACGGCTTCGTGGTTCCGCCGGGGCTGTTCAGCGGTGCCGCGATGCCCGACTGGGTCGCGTTCCTCGCGAATATGCCGCCCAGTTCGGCCTATCTCAACAGCGTCGGTGGCGTCCTCACCGGCTCGATGAGCGGGGCCGGCCCGTGGTATCTCTCGCAGTGGTTCAGCCTGGTCGTCCTCGCCGTCTGGGGGATCGTCCCACTCGTCGTCGGCTACCTGCGCTACAACCGCGCGGATCTCTGA
- the rtcA gene encoding RNA 3'-terminal phosphate cyclase, giving the protein MRTIDGSDGGGQLLRTALTLSVLTEAPVRIESIRGSRPDPGLRPQHLAAVELAADYCDATVEGDVIDSETVTFRPGEAREPTLDASIPTAGSVTLLLDTVLPFALDSEEPITVAVTGGTDVKWSPPAASLQRVKLPLLARFGLDAEVELERTGFYPAGGGKVTLRCRSSSLSPIELDDRGAFEDVWIHSKASEDLADRDVADRQAEQARQRLHAAGITMREPTVEYVETRSTGSVILLRAEYERSLAGFDELGEPGRTAEAVADRAVDAFRAFHYTDAAVDEHVADQLLVFLALVGGRVRIPGVTDHVETTLALLDRFDCDVRIDDRDDTSASIVASPL; this is encoded by the coding sequence ATGCGCACCATCGACGGCTCGGACGGTGGCGGCCAACTCCTTCGGACGGCGCTGACGCTCTCGGTGCTCACCGAGGCCCCGGTCCGGATCGAGTCAATCCGCGGCTCCAGACCCGACCCCGGGCTTCGCCCACAGCACTTGGCGGCGGTCGAACTCGCCGCCGACTACTGTGACGCGACCGTCGAGGGCGACGTGATCGACTCGGAGACCGTCACGTTTCGGCCGGGGGAGGCGCGCGAACCGACGCTCGACGCGTCGATCCCGACTGCCGGAAGCGTGACGCTGTTGCTCGATACGGTGTTGCCGTTCGCACTCGACAGCGAGGAGCCGATCACAGTCGCGGTGACTGGCGGGACCGACGTGAAGTGGTCGCCGCCGGCCGCGTCCCTTCAGCGGGTCAAACTCCCGCTGCTCGCTCGGTTCGGTCTCGACGCCGAAGTGGAACTCGAACGGACGGGCTTCTACCCTGCCGGTGGCGGCAAGGTAACACTTCGCTGTCGCTCCTCCTCGTTGTCGCCGATCGAACTTGACGATCGGGGGGCGTTCGAAGACGTCTGGATTCACTCGAAGGCCTCAGAGGATCTTGCCGACCGAGACGTGGCCGATCGCCAAGCTGAACAGGCCCGACAGCGGCTCCACGCTGCCGGAATCACGATGCGAGAGCCGACCGTCGAGTACGTCGAGACCCGCTCGACCGGCTCCGTGATCCTTCTTCGAGCCGAGTACGAGCGATCGCTGGCGGGGTTCGACGAACTGGGCGAACCCGGCCGAACCGCAGAAGCCGTCGCCGATCGCGCTGTCGACGCTTTCAGGGCGTTTCACTATACCGACGCAGCAGTCGACGAACACGTGGCCGACCAGTTGCTAGTCTTTCTCGCGCTCGTGGGTGGCCGGGTCCGGATACCGGGCGTGACCGACCACGTCGAGACGACGCTCGCGCTCCTCGATCGCTTCGACTGTGACGTTCGGATCGACGATCGAGACGACACGTCGGCTTCGATCGTCGCTTCCCCACTGTAG
- a CDS encoding flavodoxin domain-containing protein, which produces MASFLIVYGTSEGQTEKVAGQIAETLAERGHATTTIDVGDGLGGHTVEDFDAVLVGSSIHVGKHQSAITEFVTGHHDALAAVPSGFFQVSLSSAVEDPEGQAEAAKYVEDLIAETDFHPDRIGLFGGALRYSKYGFLKRLMLKRIAKDATGDTDTSRDYEYTDWEEVEAFTDDFAAFVEGRVGATAPASED; this is translated from the coding sequence ATGGCGTCGTTCCTGATCGTCTATGGCACCAGCGAGGGACAGACCGAGAAAGTAGCCGGCCAGATCGCCGAGACCCTGGCCGAGCGTGGCCACGCAACGACGACAATCGACGTCGGCGACGGTCTCGGAGGACACACAGTCGAGGACTTCGACGCCGTCCTCGTCGGGTCGTCGATCCACGTCGGGAAACACCAATCCGCTATTACTGAGTTCGTAACGGGCCACCACGACGCGCTCGCGGCGGTGCCGAGCGGCTTCTTCCAGGTGTCGCTCTCCTCGGCAGTCGAGGATCCCGAAGGGCAGGCCGAAGCCGCGAAGTACGTCGAGGACCTGATCGCCGAAACGGACTTTCACCCCGACCGGATCGGGCTGTTCGGCGGTGCGTTGCGCTACTCGAAGTACGGTTTCCTGAAGCGGCTCATGCTCAAGCGAATTGCGAAGGATGCGACCGGCGACACCGACACCTCTCGGGACTACGAGTACACCGACTGGGAAGAAGTCGAAGCGTTCACCGACGACTTCGCGGCGTTCGTCGAGGGTCGGGTGGGAGCGACCGCACCCGCGAGTGAGGACTGA
- the psmB gene encoding archaeal proteasome endopeptidase complex subunit beta, which translates to MMQNNGFSSGPSIHGDGRADVTGSELVDLPDAQDSTLDVDRETLKTGTTTVGLKAEDGVVLVTDMRASLGNMVSSKATQKVEQVHPTAAMTIAGSVSAAQSLLSTIEAEAKLYELRRDKELSINGLSTLLGNLLRSGAFLVVVPVLGGVDDDGPHIYSFDALGGKSEEDYAVSGSGTQFALGVLENRYEEGISMDDAEDAAIDAVLTAIERDTASGNGLTVARITADGVDIEKHEDLAELQ; encoded by the coding sequence ATGATGCAAAACAACGGTTTCAGTAGTGGACCTTCGATCCACGGCGACGGCCGGGCCGACGTGACTGGTTCCGAGCTGGTCGATCTCCCGGACGCACAGGACAGCACGCTCGACGTCGATCGCGAGACGCTCAAGACCGGAACGACCACGGTCGGCCTCAAAGCCGAGGACGGCGTCGTCCTCGTGACCGACATGCGCGCCAGCCTGGGCAACATGGTCTCCAGCAAGGCGACCCAGAAAGTCGAACAGGTCCACCCGACCGCCGCGATGACTATCGCTGGCTCGGTCTCTGCTGCTCAGAGCCTCCTGTCGACCATCGAGGCCGAGGCGAAACTCTACGAGCTTCGCCGGGACAAGGAGCTGTCGATCAACGGGCTCAGCACCCTCCTCGGGAATCTGCTCCGCAGCGGTGCGTTCCTGGTCGTCGTGCCCGTGCTTGGCGGCGTCGACGACGACGGCCCGCACATCTACAGCTTCGACGCGCTCGGTGGCAAGTCCGAAGAGGACTACGCCGTCAGCGGCTCGGGGACGCAGTTCGCGCTGGGTGTTCTCGAAAACCGCTACGAAGAGGGTATCTCGATGGACGACGCCGAGGACGCCGCGATCGACGCCGTCTTGACGGCCATCGAGCGTGACACCGCCAGTGGTAACGGGCTCACCGTCGCCCGGATCACGGCCGACGGCGTCGACATCGAGAAGCACGAGGATCTGGCCGAACTCCAGTAA
- a CDS encoding DUF998 domain-containing protein — translation MPETLSQPVSIGETTIRPRRLAGVLLFALSAQFMTVIMLAAAMAPDYDFGASAISDLGTIPETALLFNGSLVLVGVLNIAGGYLLYRSEGARWLLGIYVAAGIGAIGAGLVPLDVADVHGLFALVAFLGFNLEALGTATRLTGVMRVLSILAGVLGLLFVVVMIVGDAGNTSVFGPIGHGGAERMIVYPVMLWLVAFGGYLLGRDVGAGL, via the coding sequence ATGCCTGAGACACTGTCACAGCCAGTTTCGATCGGTGAGACGACGATCCGTCCGCGCCGACTCGCCGGCGTCCTCCTGTTCGCGCTGTCGGCGCAGTTCATGACCGTCATCATGCTCGCTGCGGCGATGGCTCCCGACTACGACTTCGGTGCGTCGGCGATCAGCGACCTCGGGACGATCCCCGAGACGGCGCTACTGTTCAACGGGTCGCTGGTCCTCGTGGGTGTGCTCAACATCGCTGGCGGCTATCTGCTCTACCGGAGTGAGGGTGCCCGCTGGCTGTTGGGAATCTACGTCGCCGCCGGGATCGGCGCGATCGGCGCGGGTCTCGTCCCGCTGGACGTCGCGGACGTTCACGGCCTCTTCGCACTCGTTGCCTTCCTGGGGTTCAACCTCGAAGCCCTCGGGACTGCCACCAGGCTGACTGGCGTGATGCGCGTCCTCTCGATCCTCGCGGGCGTGCTCGGTCTGCTGTTCGTCGTCGTGATGATCGTCGGCGACGCCGGCAACACGTCGGTGTTCGGTCCGATCGGCCACGGCGGAGCCGAGCGCATGATCGTCTACCCGGTCATGCTCTGGCTGGTCGCCTTCGGCGGATATCTGCTCGGGCGCGATGTCGGTGCTGGACTGTGA
- a CDS encoding Lrp/AsnC family transcriptional regulator, whose translation MDELDQQILGILREDARTPYTEIADAVGTSEGTVRNRVEQLVDDGVIERFTVATRTGNIKSMIELSVDVNVDTSEVSERLAEWPEVDFVWQVGGEEDIVLVVDAADTAGVNDLITQARELDEVVNTKTRLILDERVG comes from the coding sequence ATGGACGAGCTGGACCAGCAGATCCTCGGCATCCTCCGGGAGGACGCCCGAACGCCCTACACGGAGATTGCCGACGCCGTGGGGACCTCGGAGGGGACCGTCCGCAACCGCGTCGAGCAGCTGGTCGACGACGGGGTGATCGAGCGCTTCACCGTGGCGACACGGACGGGCAACATCAAGTCGATGATCGAGCTCAGCGTCGACGTCAACGTCGACACCAGCGAAGTCAGCGAGCGTCTCGCCGAGTGGCCGGAGGTCGACTTCGTCTGGCAGGTCGGCGGCGAGGAGGACATCGTGCTGGTGGTCGACGCCGCAGACACGGCCGGCGTGAACGACCTGATCACGCAGGCCCGGGAACTCGATGAGGTCGTGAACACGAAGACGAGGCTGATTTTGGACGAGCGAGTAGGCTAG
- the carA gene encoding glutamine-hydrolyzing carbamoyl-phosphate synthase small subunit, producing the protein MTDAYVAVEGDRIIEARARAPGETRGELVFTTAYTGYEESLTDPSYEEQILTFSYPLIGNYGVREERFESDRVQPNGVVARELTDDVAEWLESEGVPAVDHLDTRDIVTEIRDEGAMKCGIAAGPDATEEAALEQLHQCKHMSEHRDIGAQVSVAEHTVYNEDGDGVSVALVDCGAKGSIIDSLVERDAVVHVLPYDASEADVAAVDPDLLFISNGPGDPENFEAAGEVVDTYVGELPIAGICLGQQVVASALGGETEKMEFGHRGVNQPVRDLRTDQVVMTTQNHGYTVAEPGENLEVTQVNVNDDTPEGLENDDLEIITRQYHPEANPGPHDSLGFFDDVLDLAEN; encoded by the coding sequence ATGACCGACGCCTACGTGGCAGTCGAAGGTGACCGCATCATCGAGGCCCGCGCTCGTGCACCCGGCGAGACACGCGGCGAACTGGTATTCACGACAGCGTACACCGGCTACGAGGAGAGTCTGACCGACCCCTCCTACGAGGAGCAGATTCTCACGTTCTCCTACCCGCTGATCGGCAACTACGGCGTCCGAGAGGAGCGTTTCGAGTCCGATCGCGTCCAACCCAACGGCGTCGTCGCCCGCGAGCTGACCGACGACGTCGCCGAGTGGCTCGAGTCGGAGGGCGTGCCCGCGGTCGACCACCTCGACACCCGGGACATCGTCACCGAGATCCGTGACGAAGGGGCGATGAAGTGCGGAATCGCGGCCGGCCCGGACGCGACCGAGGAAGCCGCGCTCGAACAGCTCCACCAGTGCAAGCACATGTCCGAGCATCGCGACATCGGCGCGCAGGTCAGCGTGGCCGAACACACCGTCTACAACGAGGACGGCGACGGCGTGTCGGTGGCCCTGGTCGACTGCGGTGCCAAGGGCTCGATCATCGACTCGCTCGTCGAGCGCGACGCCGTCGTCCACGTCCTGCCCTACGACGCCTCCGAGGCGGACGTCGCGGCGGTCGATCCGGATCTCCTCTTTATCTCGAACGGCCCCGGCGACCCCGAGAACTTCGAGGCCGCGGGCGAGGTCGTCGACACCTACGTCGGCGAGCTCCCCATCGCAGGCATCTGCCTGGGCCAGCAGGTCGTCGCCAGCGCGCTCGGCGGCGAGACCGAGAAGATGGAGTTCGGCCACCGCGGGGTCAACCAGCCCGTCCGTGACCTCCGCACCGACCAGGTCGTCATGACGACCCAGAACCACGGTTACACCGTCGCCGAACCCGGCGAGAACCTCGAAGTCACGCAGGTCAACGTCAACGACGACACGCCCGAAGGCCTGGAAAACGACGATCTGGAGATCATCACGCGCCAGTACCACCCCGAGGCCAATCCGGGCCCGCACGACTCGCTGGGCTTCTTTGACGACGTGCTCGATCTGGCCGAGAACTAG
- a CDS encoding type IV pilin, whose translation MRGLITDSTAGSIASGRGGLDDRAASPIIGVILMLAITVIVASVVAVFVFGFGVDEPGPSVTFEYGYDEDGERLLVHHVGGDTFQSDRVTFSWDDNEATWTDMIVYLNVEVTVGDGGWLGDSDPADGEPDSWAIEPDDTVTVSWESEDGEQSTVLDTWEGPDA comes from the coding sequence ATGCGAGGGTTGATCACTGACAGTACAGCGGGTAGTATCGCGTCCGGCCGTGGGGGGCTGGACGACCGAGCGGCCAGTCCGATCATCGGCGTCATCTTGATGCTTGCGATCACCGTCATCGTCGCGTCCGTAGTGGCGGTATTCGTCTTCGGATTCGGCGTCGACGAGCCGGGGCCGTCGGTCACGTTCGAGTACGGCTACGACGAGGACGGCGAGCGCCTGCTCGTCCATCACGTCGGCGGCGACACCTTTCAGTCCGATCGGGTGACGTTCAGCTGGGACGACAACGAGGCGACCTGGACGGACATGATCGTCTATCTCAACGTCGAGGTGACAGTCGGCGACGGGGGCTGGCTCGGCGATTCGGATCCAGCCGATGGCGAACCGGACAGCTGGGCGATCGAGCCGGACGACACCGTCACGGTCAGCTGGGAGAGCGAAGACGGCGAGCAGAGTACCGTGCTCGACACCTGGGAGGGACCCGATGCGTAG
- a CDS encoding type IV pilin — protein sequence MRSHHPRSEGSEDRAISPVVGTVLLVGITVVLVGVVAVTVLGFGDGLDRSTAQVSFEYEYDDGADTLTITHRGGETLPADEVSLKWGGKTVVWGDVTGASDLSSGSSIVLGQDGLDADGNGVAPPADTDDLVGSEEKVFVVHQPQPEEAMILGRWQLVDD from the coding sequence ATGCGTAGTCACCACCCCCGGAGCGAGGGCAGCGAGGACCGGGCGATCAGCCCTGTCGTCGGCACAGTCCTGTTGGTCGGGATCACGGTCGTTCTGGTCGGTGTCGTCGCCGTGACGGTGCTGGGTTTCGGTGATGGTCTCGATCGCTCGACGGCCCAGGTCAGCTTCGAGTACGAATACGACGATGGTGCCGATACGCTCACCATCACACACCGTGGCGGGGAGACGCTGCCAGCCGACGAAGTCTCCCTCAAGTGGGGCGGCAAGACGGTCGTCTGGGGGGACGTGACCGGGGCGAGCGATCTCTCCTCCGGGTCGAGTATCGTGCTCGGGCAGGACGGACTCGACGCCGACGGCAACGGCGTCGCTCCGCCGGCCGACACCGACGATCTGGTCGGGTCGGAGGAGAAGGTGTTCGTCGTCCACCAGCCCCAACCCGAAGAGGCGATGATCCTCGGCCGCTGGCAGCTGGTCGACGACTGA
- a CDS encoding amidohydrolase family protein, whose amino-acid sequence MRLVDTHAHTWGPDTRDLPWYSADLPPEWSGPYTHTDLIADMDAADVDEAVLQPTTIYGRGERANECTIRAIEAHPERLWGVGVAEYFQAESDLRQAVRRVTGHERMLGIRFHAAFEYGETPGEMDRQADWIADETLAPLYDELATQGATVFVLAKPEQYSTLATLASAHPDVSFVLEHMGWPDQGTTATDELWTDVEALAEYDNVYVKVSSIPRTSDDAWPYETAGEFVRNLLSWFGPERLLLGSDYPWLDDWASYRECLSWIEAAEYLSARDLSWLSYRTFETLR is encoded by the coding sequence ATGCGACTGGTCGATACCCACGCCCACACCTGGGGACCGGACACCCGGGACCTCCCGTGGTACAGCGCCGATCTCCCGCCCGAGTGGTCGGGCCCGTACACGCATACCGATCTGATCGCCGATATGGACGCTGCCGACGTCGACGAGGCAGTCCTCCAGCCGACGACGATCTACGGGCGGGGTGAGCGGGCCAACGAGTGCACGATTCGAGCGATCGAGGCCCACCCAGAACGGCTGTGGGGTGTCGGTGTCGCCGAGTACTTTCAGGCCGAATCTGACCTCCGTCAGGCGGTCCGGCGCGTCACGGGCCACGAGCGAATGCTCGGGATTCGGTTTCACGCCGCCTTCGAGTACGGAGAGACGCCAGGCGAGATGGATCGACAGGCCGACTGGATTGCCGACGAGACGCTCGCGCCGCTGTACGACGAACTCGCGACCCAGGGCGCGACGGTGTTCGTCCTCGCGAAACCGGAGCAGTACTCGACGCTGGCCACACTCGCGTCCGCGCATCCGGACGTCTCGTTCGTCCTCGAGCATATGGGGTGGCCGGACCAGGGCACGACCGCGACCGACGAGCTGTGGACTGACGTCGAGGCGCTGGCCGAGTACGACAACGTCTACGTCAAGGTGAGTTCGATTCCACGGACGTCGGACGACGCCTGGCCATACGAGACTGCTGGCGAGTTCGTCAGAAATCTTCTGTCGTGGTTCGGCCCCGAGCGACTGCTCCTCGGTTCGGACTATCCCTGGCTGGACGACTGGGCGTCCTACCGGGAGTGCCTCTCGTGGATCGAAGCCGCCGAGTACCTCTCGGCACGGGATCTATCCTGGCTCTCGTACCGGACGTTCGAGACGCTGCGGTGA